The Glycine soja cultivar W05 chromosome 6, ASM419377v2, whole genome shotgun sequence genome has a window encoding:
- the LOC114417466 gene encoding uncharacterized protein LOC114417466 isoform X2, giving the protein MDDAKREVEEWELLHPNNDDDSIVFAGPPLDSIRPDHFSLLHDNLNPNSSCSSNSSSEVDRNFDDSYVANQIFPNQSLWNGDSDSDSDIPRSEPVVEEAQEEKIQQVVEKDKRLVWWKVPFEVLRYWVNPLPLSLPLSVAAAAAFLGLFLLGRTLYRMKRKTQTFNLNLALDDKGLPCIVYVETLEDECNTNNFFLE; this is encoded by the exons ATGGACGACGCAAAACGCGAAGTGGAAGAGTGGGAATTGCTCCATCCAAACAACGACGACGATTCAATCGTGTTCGCTGGGCCACCACTGGACTCTATCCGCCCCGATCACTTCTCTCTCCTACACGACAACCTTAACCCCAATTCCAGTTGCAGCTCCAATTCCTCCTCCGAGGTCGATCGCAACTTCGACGATTCCTATGTCGCCAATCAGATATTCCCCAATCAGAGCCTCTGGAACGGAGATTCCGATTCCGATTCCGATATTCCCCGATCAGAGCCTGTGGTGGAAGAAGCTCAAGAAGAGAAAATACAACAAGTGGTTGAGAAAGACAAGAGATTGGTGTGGTGGAAGGTTCCTTTTGAGGTTTTGAGGTATTGGGTTAACCCTCTTCCTCTGTCTCTGCCTCTCTCTGTCGCTGCCGCTGCTGCTTTTCTGGGACTGTTCTTGCTTGGACGGACCTTGTACAGAATGAAGCGCAAGACTCAAACTTTTAACCTCAACCTCGCTCTCGATGATAAG GGATTGCCTTGTATTGTATACGTGGAGACTTTAGAGGACGAATGCAACACAAATAACTTCTTTTTGGAATAA
- the LOC114417466 gene encoding uncharacterized protein LOC114417466 isoform X1, with the protein MDDAKREVEEWELLHPNNDDDSIVFAGPPLDSIRPDHFSLLHDNLNPNSSCSSNSSSEVDRNFDDSYVANQIFPNQSLWNGDSDSDSDIPRSEPVVEEAQEEKIQQVVEKDKRLVWWKVPFEVLRYWVNPLPLSLPLSVAAAAAFLGLFLLGRTLYRMKRKTQTFNLNLALDDKKVSQLMGRVARLNEAFSVVRRVPIVRPPSLPASSVTLRPVISMR; encoded by the exons ATGGACGACGCAAAACGCGAAGTGGAAGAGTGGGAATTGCTCCATCCAAACAACGACGACGATTCAATCGTGTTCGCTGGGCCACCACTGGACTCTATCCGCCCCGATCACTTCTCTCTCCTACACGACAACCTTAACCCCAATTCCAGTTGCAGCTCCAATTCCTCCTCCGAGGTCGATCGCAACTTCGACGATTCCTATGTCGCCAATCAGATATTCCCCAATCAGAGCCTCTGGAACGGAGATTCCGATTCCGATTCCGATATTCCCCGATCAGAGCCTGTGGTGGAAGAAGCTCAAGAAGAGAAAATACAACAAGTGGTTGAGAAAGACAAGAGATTGGTGTGGTGGAAGGTTCCTTTTGAGGTTTTGAGGTATTGGGTTAACCCTCTTCCTCTGTCTCTGCCTCTCTCTGTCGCTGCCGCTGCTGCTTTTCTGGGACTGTTCTTGCTTGGACGGACCTTGTACAGAATGAAGCGCAAGACTCAAACTTTTAACCTCAACCTCGCTCTCGATGATAAG aAGGTGTCTCAGCTCATGGGTCGTGTTGCTCGTCTTAATGAAGCATTTTCAGTAGTGAGACGTGTTCCCATAGTGCGACCACCATCTCTGCCAGCTTCAAGTGTGACTCTGAGGCCTGTGATAAGTATGAGATGA
- the LOC114417467 gene encoding SUN domain-containing protein 4-like, with amino-acid sequence MQRSRKALLERRAIQKATSGRNYVYLYKVSLSLVFVLWGLVFLFSLWTSHGHGYGDHESREVPVGVSNWNEDEHRQCKKSNSADEYLTKETDDVYIPSETFCSDGAKTDGLIGESLSSGESINRVETGYKENYISPDTEEHEVERSKSAAKHQNDVQKYNHLSQAMPLGLDEFKSRAIGSKIKSGTNPSGSVIHRLEPGGAEYNYASASKGAKVLASNKEARGASDILSRNKDKYLRNPCSSEEKFVVIELSEETLVKTIEIANFEHHSSNFKEFELYGSLVYPTDAWIFLGNFTASNVKQAQRFVLEEQKWMRYIKLNLQSHYGSEFYCTLSIVEVYGVDAIERMLEDLIYAQDKPFASGEGNGEKRVASPLSNAAKADNVRPNTITGINSDPASEISSENQEAIIVKRNVPDPVEEIRQQVGRMPGDTVLKILMQKARYLDLNLSVLEQYMEDLNSRYINIFKEYSKDMGEKDLLLEKIKEEISRFLERQDVMMKEFSDLDSWRSHFSVQLDHVLRDNAVLRSEVEKVRENQVSLENKVVVVFSVCVIFSLLAIFRLSLDMIMNLYRVLSLDRTITSRRFWQGSSSWFFLLLSCSIIIFTLTL; translated from the exons ATGCAGAGATCACGGAAAGCTCTTCTGGAAAGAAGGGCTATACAGAAGGCTACAAGTGGGAGGAACTATGTCTATCTGTATAAAGTTTCTCTGTcgttggtttttgttttgtggGGTCTGGTCTTCCTCTTCAGCTTATGGACAAGCCATGGCCATGGTTATGGAG ATCATGAATCTAGAGAAGTTCCAGTTGGTGTATCAAATTGGAATGAAGATGAACACAGACAATGTAAAAAATCTAATTCTGCTGATGAATATTTAACTAAAGAGACTGATGATGTCTACATTCCTTCTGAGACTTTCTGCTCTGATGGTGCTAAAACTGATGGCTTAATCGGTGAGTCACTTTCCAGTGGAGAAAGCATAAACCGTGTAGAAACGggttataaagaaaattatatttctccTGATACAGAGGAGCATGAAGTTGAGAGATCTAAATCTGCTGCGAAGCATCAAAATGATGTGCAGAAGTATAATCACTTGTCTCAGGCAATGCCTCTTGGTCTTGATGAATTCAAGAGCAGGGCAATTGGTTCTAAAATTAAGTCAGGCACTAATCCATCTGGAAGTGTAATACATAGATTAGAGCCTGGTGGTGCTGAATACAATTATGCTTCAGCATCAAAGGGAGCCAAAGTGTTAGCTTCTAACAAAGAAGCCAGAGGTGCCTCTGACATTCTAAGCAGAAACAAAGACAAATATCTTAGAAATCCGTGTTCTTCAGAGGAGAAATTTGTCGTTATAGAACTTTCAGAAGAAACCTTGGTAAAAACAATAGAAATAGCTAATTTTGAGCACCACTCTTCCAATTTCAAAGAGTTTGAATTATATGGCAGTTTGGTATATCCAACAGATGCTTGGATTTTCCTTGGGAATTTCACggcctcaaatgtgaagcaggCTCAAAGGTTTGTTCTTGAGGAGCAAAAATGGATGCGATATATAAAATTGAATCTTCAAAGCCACTATGGTTCAGAATTTTATTGCACACTGAGCATAGTTGAAGTTTATGGGGTGGATGCCATTGAGAGAATGCTGGAGGATTTGATATATGCCCAAGATAAGCCATTTGCATCTGGGGAAGGTAATGGTGAGAAGAGGGTAGCATCTCCCCTTTCTAACGCTGCCAAGGCTGACAATGTTAGGCCAAATACTATCACAGGGATCAATTCTGATCCTGCTTCAGAAATCTCTTCTGAAAACCAAGAAGCTATAATTGTGAAAAGAAATGTTCCTGATCCAGTTGAAGAAATCCGTCAACAAGTTGGTCGGATGCCGGGGGATACCGTTCTCAAGATTCTGATGCAGAAAGCTCGTTATCTGGACTTAAATTTGTCTGTTTTGGAGCAGTATATGGAGGACTTAAATTCTAGATATATCAACATTTTCAAAGAGTACAGCAAAGACATGGGAGAAAAAGATCTACTTCTAGAGAAGATCAAAGAAGAAATTAGTAGATTCCTTGAACGACAAGATGTTATG ATGAAAGAATTTAGTGATCTTGACTCTTGGAGGTCCCATTTTTCTGTGCAACTGGATCATGTACTAAGGGACAATGCTGTTTTAAG GTCTGAGGTTGAAAAAGTCCGGGAAAATCAAGTGTCTTTGGAAAACAAGGTTGTAGTTGTGTTTTCTGTGTGTGTTATTTTTTCATTGCTTGCTATTTTTCGGCTATCTTTGGATATGATTATGAACCTCTATAGAGTCCTAAGTTTAGATAGAACAATAACCTCCAGGAGATTTTGGCAAGGGAGCTCTTCCTGGTTTTTCCTATTATTGAGTTGTAGCATTATTATTTTCACATTAACTTTATGA
- the LOC114417471 gene encoding probable sucrose-phosphate synthase 4 produces the protein MAAVNEWLNGYLEAILDVGSSVKEKKNDGKVKNFAKFEQEKHQREEKLFNPTTKYFVEEVVNSFNEHDLYRTWVKVTARRNTRERSNRLENMCWRIWHLTRKKKQIAWDDAQRLARKRLDREQGRNDAANDLSELSEGEKEKADANANANALEPFKDNNISRITSEMQLWSEEDDNSRNLYVVLISVHGLVRGENMELGRDSDTGGQVKYVVELARALANTKGIYRVDLLTRQIASPVEVDSGYGEPIEMLSCPSDGSDCGGAYIIRLPCGPRDRYIPKESLWPHLPEFVDGALGHIVNMARVLGEQVNGGKPTWPYVIHGHYADAGEVAAHLSGALNVPMVLTGHSLGRNKFEQLLKQGRLSREAINATYKIMRRIEAEELGVDAAEMVVTSTRQEIEEQWGLYDGFDLKLERKLRVRRRRGVSCLGRRTPRMVVIPPGMDFSYVTTQDSVEGEGDLNSFIGSDRAQSKRNLPPIWSEIMRFFTNPHKPTILALSRPDPKKNVTTLLKAFGECQALRKLANLTLILGNRDDIEEMSSSSSTVLTMVLKLIDKYDLYGQVAYPKHHKQSEVPEIYRLAAKTKGVFINPALVEPFGLTLIEAAAYGLPVVATKNGGPVDILKALNNGLLIDPHDQKAIEDALLKLVADKNLWLECRKNGLKNIHRFSWPEHCRNYLSHVEYGRNRHSTSRLEITPMTEESISDSLRDVEDISFRFSTEGDSKQNGEMDTAARQKQIIEAIMCRVSSTGKSNASYFPGRRQRLVVVGADCYDSDGNIAEEDFQAVIMNVMKSVRPGIRSGKVGVVLLTGLSFQETTKALNSFQVNIEEFDAVVCNSGSEMYYPWKDLMADADYEAHVEYAWPGENIRSTITRLAKVDDGEENDIIEYASACSSRCYSYSVKPGAMIRKIDELRQRLRMRGLRCNLVYTHAGLRLNVIPLFASRKQALRYLSVKWGIDLSKVVVFVGEKGDTDYEELVAGIQKTLVLKGAVEYGSERLLRSEDSYKREDVFSQDSPNIIYAEKSYEDCDISAILEHLKVS, from the exons ATGGCTGCTGTGAACGAATGGCTAAATGGTTATTTGGAGGCCATATTGGACGTGGGAAGCAGtgtaaaggagaagaaaaatgaTGGGAAGGTCAAGAATTTTGCAAAGTTTGAACAAGAGAAACATCAGAGAGAAGAAAAGTTGTTTAATCCCACCACCAAGTACTTTGTTGAAGAAGTTGTTAATAGCTTTAATGAACATGATCTTTACAGAACTTGGGTTAAG GTAACAGCTAGAAGGAATACCCGTGAACGTAGTAATAGGTTGGAGAATATGTGCTGGCGTATATGGCATCTAACTCGCAAAAAGAAACAG ATTGCATGGGATGATGCTCAAAGGCTTGCAAGAAAGCGTCTTGATCGTGAACAAGGCCGTAACGATGCTGCAAATGACCTTTCTGAGCTCTCGGAAGGTGAGAAAGAAAAAGCAGATGCTAATGCTAATGCTAATGCTTTGGAACCTTTCAAGGATAATAATATTTCCAGAATCACTTCTGAAATGCAACTTTGGTCGGAGGAGGATGATAACTCTAGGAACCTTTATGTTGTCCTAATCAG TGTTCATGGTTTGGTACGAGGAGAAAATATGGAACTTGGGAGAGATTCTGATACTGGTGGTCAG gtgaaaTATGTAGTGGAACTTGCTCGTGCTCTAGCCAACACAAAAGGAATTTACCGTGTTGACCTATTGACTAGACAAATAGCTTCACCAGTAGAAGTGGACTCTGGCTACGGAGAGCCTATTGAGATGTTGTCATGCCCCTCTGATGGCAGTGACTGTGGCGGAGCATACATCATTCGTCTTCCATGCGGACCTCGTGATAG GTACATACCAAAAGAATCACTTTGGCCTCACTTGCCTGAATTTGTGGATGGTGCTCTAGGTCACATTGTTAACATGGCAAGAGTTTTAGGGGAGCAAGTGAATGGTGGGAAGCCAACATGGCCTTATGTTATCCATGGTCACTATGCTGATGCTGGGGAGGTAGCAGCACACTTATCTGGGGCCTTGAATGTGCCTATGGTGCTCACGGGGCACTCGTTAGGCCGGAACAAGTTTGAGCAGTTGTTGAAGCAAGGGAGGCTCTCTAGGGAGGCCATAAATGCAACCTACAAGATCATGAGGAGGATTGAGGCTGAGGAGTTGGGTGTGGATGCTGCTGAAATGGTTGTCACTAGCACAAGGCAGGAGATTGAAGAGCAATGGGGACTGTATGATGGGTTTGATCTCAAGTTGGAGAGGAAGCTTAGGGTGAGGAGAAGACGCGGAGTGAGTTGCCTTGGAAGACGCACGCCAAGGATGGTG GTAATTCCTCCAGGCATGGACTTCAGCTATGTCACAACACAAGACTCAGTGGAAGGTGAGGGGGACCTCAACTCATTCATTGGATCTGACAGAGCTCAAAGCAAAAGGAACTTGCCTCCAATTTGGTCTGAG ATAATGAGATTTTTCACAAATCCTCACAAACCAACAATACTAGCCTTGTCCCGTCCTGACCCGAAGAAAAATGTCACGACTTTGCTCAAGGCTTTTGGGGAATGCCAGGCCCTAAGAAAACTAGCTAACTTG ACCCTCATACTTGGCAACAGAGATGACATTGAAGAAATGTCTAGCAGCAGCTCTACTGTTCTTACCATGGTGCTCAAACTCATTGACAAGTATGATTTGTATGGTCAAGTGGCTTATCCCAAGCATCATAAGCAATCTGAAGTTCCAGAAATATATCGTCTGGCTGCAAAGACTAAG GGAGTTTTTATCAACCCAGCCCTGGTGGAACCATTTGGTCTCACACTAATCGAA GCTGCAGCTTATGGTTTACCTGTTGTTGCAACAAAAAATGGAGGGCCAGTGGATATTCTGAAG GCACTCAACAATGGACTCTTGATTGATCCACATGACCAGAAAGCCATAGAAGATGCACTGCTAAAGCTTGTTGCAGACAAAAATCTTTGGCTAGAATGCCGCAAAAATGGCCTAAAAAACATCCATCGGTTTTCTTGGCCTGAACACTGCCGCAACTACCTCTCCCATGTTGAGTATGGCAGGAACCGCCACTCCACATCCCGCTTGGAAATTACACCAATGACTGAAGAATCAATAAGTGACTCATTGAGAGATGTAGAAGACATTTCTTTTAGATTCTCCACAGAAGGAGACTCCAAGCAGAATGGAGAGATGGACACTGCAGCAAGGCAGAAGCAAATTATTGAAGCAATCATGTGCAGGGTCTCTTCCACTGGCAAGTCTAATGCCAGTTACTTTCCTGGTAGGAGGCAAAGGCTTGTTGTGGTAGGTGCTGATTGTTATGATAGTGATGGAAATATAGCTGAGGAGGATTTTCAGGCAGTTATCATGAATGTGATGAAATCCGTGCGACCAGGCATCAGATCAGGCAAGGTTGGTGTGGTGTTGCTAACTGGTTTGAGTTTTCAGGAGACAACTAAAGCATTGAACAGCTTCCAAGTGAACATAGAAGAATTTGATGCTGTGGTTTGCAACAGTGGAAGTGAAATGTATTATCCATGGAAAGATTTAATGGCTGATGCTGATTATGAGGCCCATGTTGAGTATGCATGGCCTGGTGAGAATATTAGATCAACAATAACCAGGCTTGCTAAAGTTGATGATGGAGAGGAGAATGACATCATAGAGTATGCTAGTGCTTGCAGTTCAAGGTGCTACTCCTATAGTGTGAAACCAGGAGCCATG ATCCGGAAGATAGACGAGCTTCGCCAAAGGTTGCGAATGAGAGGCTTACGCTGTAATCTGGTCTATACACATGCAGGATTGAGATTAAATGTGATACCATTATTTGcttcaagaaaacaagcactAAG GTATCTGTCAGTCAAGTGGGGAATTGATCTATCCAAAGTGGTTGTATTTGTGGGAGAAAAAGGTGACACGGATTATGAAGAACTAGTGGCTGGCATACAGAAGACACTTGTTTTAAAGGGGGCTGTTGAATATGGCAGTGAAAGGCTTCTTCGCAGTGAAGACAGTTACAAAAGAGAAGATGTGTTCTCCCAAGATAGCCCCAACATTATTTATGCAGAGAAGAGCTATGAGGACTGTGATATTTCAGCAATTTTGGAGCATCTCAAAGTATCATGA